A window of Candidatus Rokuibacteriota bacterium contains these coding sequences:
- a CDS encoding cupin domain-containing protein, which yields MKRGNLFANLPGPRPGELVEVLLDCPGLTLERIISTGQATPPGRWWDQAGDEWVVLLRGSAALRVEGKPDLLVLGPGDWVEIPARCRHRVEWTDPAGPTVWLALHHASLSREGEKAG from the coding sequence GTGAAGCGAGGCAACCTCTTCGCCAATCTCCCGGGACCCCGGCCCGGCGAGCTGGTCGAGGTCCTGCTCGACTGCCCCGGCCTCACGCTCGAGCGGATCATCTCCACCGGCCAGGCGACGCCTCCGGGGCGCTGGTGGGATCAGGCGGGGGACGAGTGGGTCGTGCTCCTGCGCGGGAGCGCGGCGCTCCGCGTCGAGGGGAAGCCGGACCTCCTCGTGCTGGGCCCGGGTGACTGGGTCGAGATCCCGGCTCGCTGCCGCCATCGGGTCGAGTGGACGGATCCCGCCGGGCCGACGGTCTGGCTGGCCCTCCATCACGCCTCCCTCTCCCGCGAGGGGGAGAAGGCAGGCTGA
- the larB gene encoding nickel pincer cofactor biosynthesis protein LarB produces MDREKLRAILEDVEAGRLSTAAALARLRDLPYEDLRFAKVDLHRALRAGAPEAVFCLGKTLDQVVAIVARLGAHHDNVLATRATAETAHAIEAAGLPHRYHAEARLVVVNPKPIDGVGLVAVATAGTSDIPVAEEAAVTCEVLGNRVERVYDVGVAGLHRVLDHHHILSEANAIIAVAGMEGALPSVIAGLVDRPLIAVPTSVGYGASFGGITALLAMLNSCAPGVSVVNIDNGYGAAVQANQINKLASKVR; encoded by the coding sequence ATGGACCGGGAGAAGCTGAGGGCGATCCTGGAAGACGTCGAGGCCGGCCGCCTCTCGACGGCCGCGGCGCTGGCTCGCCTCCGCGACCTCCCCTACGAGGACCTGAGGTTCGCCAAGGTGGATCTGCACCGGGCGCTGCGGGCGGGGGCGCCTGAAGCCGTCTTCTGCCTGGGGAAGACCCTGGATCAGGTGGTCGCGATCGTGGCGCGGCTGGGCGCTCATCACGACAATGTCCTGGCCACGCGCGCCACCGCGGAGACGGCCCACGCCATCGAGGCCGCCGGCCTCCCGCACCGCTACCACGCCGAGGCCCGGCTCGTCGTGGTCAATCCGAAGCCGATCGACGGTGTGGGGCTGGTCGCCGTCGCCACCGCCGGCACCTCCGACATCCCGGTGGCCGAGGAAGCCGCGGTCACCTGCGAGGTCCTCGGCAACCGGGTGGAGCGGGTGTACGACGTGGGAGTAGCGGGGCTCCACCGGGTGCTGGATCACCACCACATCCTGAGCGAGGCCAACGCCATCATCGCCGTGGCGGGCATGGAGGGGGCGCTGCCGAGCGTCATCGCGGGACTGGTGGACCGGCCGTTGATTGCGGTCCCGACCAGCGTGGGCTACGGCGCGTCCTTCGGCGGCATCACGGCGCTCCTGGCCATGCTCAACTCCTGCGCCCCGGGCGTGAGCGTCGTCAACATCGACAACGGCTACGGCGCCGCCGTCCAGGCCAACCAGATCAACAAGCTCGCCAGCAAGGTCCGGTGA
- a CDS encoding cupin domain-containing protein, with amino-acid sequence MRGGGRARRHLDGRGRPPTRRPRHRLVVPTARDWIERLGLAPHPEGGYFRETYRSAEGMADSALPARFGGPRCLATAIYFLLEGHQVSALHRIKSDEVWHFYEGAPLTLFLILPGGELREVVMGRDADRGEVFQAVVPAGSWYGAVVNDPDSYALVGGTVAPGFDFADFELADRSSLRALYPEHRVLIERLTA; translated from the coding sequence ATGCGCGGTGGTGGTCGGGCCCGACGGCACCTTGATGGCCGGGGCCGACCCCCGACGCGGCGCCCACGCCATCGGCTGGTAGTGCCCACCGCCCGGGACTGGATCGAGCGCCTCGGGCTCGCGCCCCATCCGGAGGGCGGTTACTTCAGGGAAACGTACCGCTCGGCGGAAGGCATGGCGGACTCCGCCCTGCCGGCCCGCTTCGGCGGGCCACGGTGCCTTGCCACCGCGATCTACTTCCTCCTCGAAGGGCACCAGGTCTCAGCCCTCCATCGCATCAAGTCCGACGAGGTGTGGCACTTCTACGAGGGGGCTCCCCTCACGCTCTTCCTCATCCTGCCGGGCGGCGAACTGCGGGAGGTGGTGATGGGCCGGGATGCCGACCGGGGCGAGGTGTTCCAGGCGGTGGTACCGGCCGGCTCCTGGTATGGCGCCGTCGTCAACGACCCGGACTCCTATGCTCTCGTGGGGGGTACCGTGGCGCCCGGCTTCGACTTCGCCGACTTCGAGCTTGCCGATCGTTCCTCGCTGCGCGCTCTCTACCCCGAGCACAGGGTGCTGATCGAGCGGCTGACCGCGTGA
- a CDS encoding type II toxin-antitoxin system VapC family toxin: MRVLLDTHLLLWSVASSRRLPKVARSLILDGANEVFYSAASVWEVAIKSALRRTDFRANPTVLVRALAQSGFSELPVTAAHAARVAGLPAIHRDPFDRLLVAQSLAEPMTLLTNDAVLVRYGPLVQLV, encoded by the coding sequence GTGAGGGTCCTGCTCGATACGCACCTGCTGCTCTGGTCGGTGGCGAGTTCGCGCCGGCTGCCGAAGGTGGCGCGGTCCCTCATCCTCGATGGGGCGAACGAGGTGTTCTACAGTGCCGCAAGCGTGTGGGAAGTAGCCATCAAGAGCGCGCTGCGGCGCACGGACTTCAGGGCCAATCCGACAGTGCTCGTGCGCGCTCTCGCGCAAAGCGGGTTCTCCGAGTTGCCGGTGACGGCAGCGCATGCGGCGCGCGTCGCCGGCTTGCCGGCAATTCACCGCGATCCGTTCGACCGGCTGCTGGTGGCGCAGTCGCTGGCCGAGCCGATGACGCTCCTCACGAATGACGCGGTGCTGGTGCGCTACGGTCCGTTGGTACAGTTGGTGTAA
- a CDS encoding MFS transporter encodes MTVSRGTLHYGWIVLGAVVLIMITASGLRAILGVFIKPMEAEFGWDRASPSGAAALSLLLLGAVGPGVGWLADRWGPRRVMLLALAILSVGTMLSSRVTSLWQIYATAGVLMATGAGGMGMATAATIAARWFESRRGLVLGILGGGMSAGQLVMIPLAVWFTVNHGWRNSFLWLGASVLVTAIPLTLWLVKDDPAQKGLRPYGAGLGALRSVAGAVQDERRVPVTEAMQHPAFWLLAATFFVCGYTSNGLVLTHLVPYAAEHGFSEMHAAQALGIMGAMNILGTVMSGWICDRFGRKGPLAFYYAVRGLSLLLLLYVWNVPSLHGFAALFGLNYISTVPPTTTLTANIFGRYSVGTLSGWIFFSHQVGAALGAGVGGWVFDATGSYTWAFVSAALLGFVASGLALAIKEEPVARTPTAQPAAAGVALPTH; translated from the coding sequence ATGACCGTGTCTCGCGGGACGCTGCACTACGGCTGGATCGTGCTCGGCGCCGTGGTGCTCATCATGATCACCGCCTCGGGCCTCCGGGCGATCCTCGGCGTCTTCATCAAGCCCATGGAGGCGGAGTTCGGCTGGGACCGGGCCTCCCCCTCGGGGGCAGCCGCCCTGTCGCTGCTCCTCCTCGGCGCCGTGGGGCCGGGGGTGGGGTGGCTGGCGGACCGCTGGGGTCCCCGTCGGGTGATGCTCCTGGCCCTCGCCATCCTCTCGGTCGGCACCATGCTCTCCTCCCGCGTGACGAGCCTCTGGCAGATCTACGCGACCGCCGGCGTCCTCATGGCGACAGGCGCGGGCGGCATGGGCATGGCCACGGCGGCGACCATCGCGGCGCGCTGGTTCGAGTCTCGGCGCGGCCTGGTGCTGGGGATCCTGGGGGGCGGCATGTCGGCCGGTCAGCTCGTGATGATCCCGCTGGCCGTCTGGTTCACCGTCAATCACGGCTGGCGCAACTCCTTCCTGTGGCTCGGCGCGAGCGTCCTCGTGACCGCCATCCCGCTGACGCTCTGGCTCGTGAAGGACGACCCGGCCCAGAAGGGGCTCAGGCCCTACGGCGCGGGGCTCGGCGCACTCAGATCCGTGGCCGGCGCGGTGCAGGACGAGCGCCGCGTCCCCGTGACCGAGGCGATGCAGCACCCCGCCTTCTGGCTCCTGGCGGCGACCTTCTTCGTCTGCGGGTACACCTCCAACGGGCTCGTGCTCACGCACCTCGTGCCCTACGCGGCGGAACACGGGTTCTCCGAGATGCACGCCGCCCAGGCGCTCGGCATCATGGGCGCCATGAACATCCTGGGGACGGTGATGTCGGGCTGGATCTGCGACCGGTTCGGCCGCAAGGGACCGCTGGCCTTCTACTACGCCGTGCGGGGGCTCTCCCTGCTCCTCCTGCTCTATGTCTGGAACGTGCCCTCGCTGCACGGCTTCGCGGCGCTGTTCGGGCTCAACTACATCTCCACCGTTCCCCCCACCACCACGCTCACGGCGAATATCTTCGGCCGCTACTCCGTGGGCACCCTCTCGGGCTGGATCTTCTTCTCGCACCAGGTGGGCGCCGCGCTGGGGGCGGGCGTGGGGGGGTGGGTCTTCGACGCCACCGGCTCCTACACCTGGGCCTTCGTCTCGGCCGCGCTGCTGGGCTTCGTCGCCTCCGGGCTGGCCCTGGCCATCAAGGAAGAGCCGGTGGCGAGGACGCCGACCGCCCAGCCGGCGGCGGCAGGCGTCGCGCTCCCCACGCACTAG
- a CDS encoding molybdopterin oxidoreductase family protein — MREEAAAPLQGESRPAVLTVPSVCPHDCTSTCALDVERLDARTIGRMRGSARNSYTAGVICEKVSRYAERVHHPDRLLYPLKRVGPKGSGQFTRIGWDEALDLVAHAFTEQAARLGPAAVWPYYYAGTMGLVQRDGINRLRHVMKYSRWKSTICVALSDAGWTAGTGAKRGVDFREVGEHSDLVVIWGGNPVHTQVNVMTHALRARRRGATLVVVDPYRTDTAAQADMHLALRPGTDGALACAVMHVLFAEGHADWAYLRRYTDAPDELAAHVRTRSPEWAARITGLAVEEIVTFARLYGRTRRSFIRCHHGFSRSRNGAANMHAVSCLPAVTGAWQHPGGGALYGQTAIYPLDRSLIEGLDAVDRSVRQLDQSRLGPILTGDPEALGYGPPVTAMLVQNTNPAMVCPDLTLVHKGLAREDLFLCVHEQFLTETAAFADVVLPATMFVEHDDFYTASGHTYFQVARRAIEPPGECRENHRVIADLAHHLGARHRGFEMTAWEIMDWTLRQSGMWDARTNWERGGQDMALPFETAHFLAGFAWPDGRFRFKPDWSAYGGRWQEMPGLPDHFAVIDEATADRPFRLVAAPARTFLNSTFTETPGSLRREGRPTALLHPDDCAALGVVEGDRVVLGNERGTVTVHARPQAGQQRGVVIVEGIWPNRHFENGIGINVLTGADPAWPAGGAAFHDTAIWIRKGA; from the coding sequence ATGCGAGAGGAGGCGGCTGCCCCCCTCCAGGGCGAGAGTCGGCCCGCGGTCCTGACGGTCCCCTCCGTCTGCCCGCACGACTGCACCAGCACGTGCGCCCTCGACGTGGAGCGCCTCGACGCGCGCACGATCGGCCGGATGCGCGGCTCGGCGCGCAACAGCTACACGGCGGGTGTGATCTGCGAGAAGGTGTCCCGCTACGCCGAGCGCGTCCACCATCCCGATCGCCTCCTCTACCCCCTCAAGCGCGTCGGTCCCAAGGGCTCTGGCCAGTTCACCCGGATCGGGTGGGACGAGGCGCTGGACCTCGTCGCCCACGCCTTCACCGAGCAGGCCGCGCGGCTGGGCCCTGCCGCGGTGTGGCCGTACTACTACGCGGGGACCATGGGCCTGGTGCAGCGCGACGGCATCAACCGCCTGCGCCACGTGATGAAGTACTCGCGCTGGAAGTCGACCATCTGCGTGGCCCTGTCGGATGCTGGCTGGACGGCGGGCACCGGAGCCAAGCGCGGGGTCGACTTCCGCGAGGTGGGCGAGCACTCGGACCTCGTGGTGATCTGGGGCGGCAACCCGGTGCACACGCAGGTCAACGTCATGACCCACGCCCTGCGCGCCCGCCGGCGCGGCGCCACGCTCGTCGTGGTCGATCCCTACCGTACGGACACCGCGGCGCAGGCCGACATGCACCTCGCTTTGCGTCCGGGCACCGACGGCGCCCTGGCCTGCGCGGTGATGCACGTCCTGTTCGCCGAGGGCCATGCCGACTGGGCCTACCTCCGTCGGTACACGGACGCCCCGGACGAGCTGGCCGCGCACGTCAGGACGCGCTCGCCGGAGTGGGCCGCGCGCATCACCGGCCTGGCTGTCGAGGAGATCGTGACGTTCGCCCGGCTCTACGGGCGCACCAGGCGAAGCTTCATCCGCTGCCACCACGGTTTCAGCCGGTCACGCAACGGCGCGGCCAACATGCACGCCGTGTCCTGCCTGCCCGCGGTGACGGGCGCCTGGCAGCACCCGGGGGGCGGCGCCCTCTACGGCCAGACGGCCATCTACCCGCTCGATCGCTCGCTGATCGAAGGGCTCGACGCCGTGGACCGCTCCGTGCGCCAGCTCGATCAGTCTCGCCTGGGGCCGATCCTCACGGGCGATCCCGAGGCCCTCGGGTACGGCCCCCCGGTCACCGCCATGCTGGTCCAGAACACCAACCCTGCCATGGTGTGTCCCGACCTCACGCTCGTCCACAAGGGCCTGGCCCGGGAGGACCTGTTCCTCTGTGTGCACGAGCAGTTCCTCACGGAGACGGCGGCCTTCGCCGACGTGGTGCTGCCGGCCACCATGTTCGTCGAGCACGACGATTTCTACACGGCGAGCGGCCACACCTACTTCCAGGTCGCCCGTCGCGCGATCGAGCCGCCCGGCGAGTGCCGCGAGAACCACCGCGTGATCGCAGACCTGGCCCACCACCTCGGCGCGCGGCATCGTGGCTTCGAGATGACGGCGTGGGAGATCATGGACTGGACGCTCCGCCAGTCCGGCATGTGGGATGCGCGGACGAACTGGGAGCGCGGCGGCCAGGACATGGCCCTGCCGTTCGAGACGGCGCACTTCCTCGCCGGCTTCGCCTGGCCCGACGGCAGGTTCCGCTTCAAGCCGGACTGGTCGGCCTACGGGGGGCGCTGGCAGGAGATGCCCGGGCTCCCCGACCACTTCGCGGTGATCGACGAGGCCACGGCTGACCGGCCGTTCCGCTTGGTGGCCGCGCCGGCGCGCACATTCCTCAACTCCACGTTCACCGAGACGCCGGGCTCGCTGCGCCGCGAGGGGCGCCCCACCGCGCTGCTGCACCCCGACGACTGCGCCGCGCTCGGCGTGGTCGAGGGGGACCGGGTGGTGCTCGGCAACGAGCGTGGCACGGTGACGGTCCACGCCAGGCCGCAGGCGGGTCAGCAGCGGGGGGTCGTGATCGTCGAGGGGATCTGGCCGAACCGCCACTTCGAGAACGGCATCGGCATCAACGTCCTCACCGGCGCCGATCCGGCCTGGCCGGCCGGCGGCGCCGCGTTCCACGACACGGCGATCTGGATTCGCAAGGGGGCGTAG
- a CDS encoding type II toxin-antitoxin system Phd/YefM family antitoxin, which produces METVNVHDAKTHFSRLLDRAQEGQEFVIAKAGRPVARLGPLARPGKKRRLGLLDGKFRIPDDFNEPLPDEVIAAFEGRRR; this is translated from the coding sequence ATGGAGACGGTCAATGTGCACGATGCGAAGACGCATTTCTCGCGGCTCCTGGACCGCGCGCAGGAGGGCCAGGAGTTCGTGATTGCGAAGGCTGGCAGGCCGGTGGCCAGGCTCGGGCCGCTCGCACGGCCGGGGAAGAAGCGGCGGCTGGGCCTGCTCGACGGCAAGTTCAGGATCCCCGACGACTTCAACGAGCCGCTGCCGGACGAAGTGATCGCCGCCTTCGAAGGCCGTCGGCGGTGA
- a CDS encoding high-affinity nickel-transport family protein has product MRHSTDPDHVIAVTTIVSREQGLGSAALIGLMWGLGHTVTIVLAGGAIVLWNLVIPPRVGLTMDLSVALMLILLGLLNLRGVVSRIGEARPATGSASGGTHGHAHRHGDYVHTHSHGHAPDGHGHGEDATPLGWLDRRIARPGLYRAARPLIVGVLHGLAGSAAVALLVLATIRDPRWATAYLLVFGLGTIAGMMLMTVAIAWPFAYTAGRLPLINRYLGMASGVLSLAFGLFLAYQVGFVSGLFGGDPRWAPE; this is encoded by the coding sequence ATGCGCCACTCCACCGATCCCGACCACGTCATCGCCGTCACGACGATCGTGAGCCGCGAGCAAGGACTGGGGAGCGCCGCGCTCATCGGACTCATGTGGGGACTCGGCCACACGGTGACCATCGTCCTCGCCGGGGGCGCCATCGTCCTCTGGAACCTCGTGATCCCGCCCCGGGTGGGTCTCACGATGGATCTCTCCGTCGCCCTGATGCTGATTCTTCTGGGGCTCTTGAACCTGCGCGGCGTCGTCAGCCGGATCGGGGAGGCCCGTCCTGCGACGGGGAGTGCCAGCGGTGGGACGCACGGCCACGCGCATCGGCACGGCGACTACGTGCACACCCACTCGCACGGTCACGCGCCGGACGGCCATGGCCACGGGGAGGATGCGACCCCCCTGGGATGGCTCGACAGGAGGATCGCGCGGCCGGGGCTCTACCGGGCTGCGCGTCCGCTCATCGTGGGGGTGCTCCACGGCCTCGCGGGGTCGGCCGCCGTGGCCCTGCTCGTGCTCGCCACGATCCGGGATCCCCGGTGGGCGACGGCCTACCTGCTGGTCTTCGGGCTGGGCACCATCGCCGGGATGATGCTGATGACCGTGGCCATCGCGTGGCCGTTCGCCTACACGGCCGGCCGCCTCCCGCTGATCAACCGATACCTGGGGATGGCCTCGGGTGTCCTGAGCCTCGCCTTCGGCCTCTTCCTCGCCTACCAGGTCGGGTTCGTGAGCGGGCTCTTCGGTGGAGATCCCCGCTGGGCGCCGGAATGA